A region from the Chloroflexia bacterium SDU3-3 genome encodes:
- a CDS encoding LysR family transcriptional regulator: MTGMQTQLALVTQRPGMKARYAAAGVAVAVYPVQEGGHWPRIPDELPIVLDTVGMPPELLIQLLAWVPDTLVVIAVPEALLTLRLLAMSQDVQLVLPDDPNALRQCQRVVPNLIPGGQMGWMIPPPLALAPQPDRLRVLAALRVLAALREAQTMQAAAKRRGVSKATLSRQLAALRAALGLPPGREKRDRPSVHAAQILEWLAQGCERELAA, translated from the coding sequence ATGACGGGCATGCAGACACAGCTTGCGCTGGTAACGCAGCGGCCAGGGATGAAGGCGCGCTACGCGGCGGCGGGCGTGGCGGTGGCGGTGTACCCGGTGCAGGAGGGCGGCCACTGGCCGCGCATCCCGGATGAGTTGCCGATCGTGCTGGATACGGTGGGGATGCCGCCGGAGCTGCTGATCCAGTTGCTGGCCTGGGTGCCGGACACGCTGGTGGTGATCGCCGTGCCGGAGGCCTTGCTGACGCTGCGGCTGCTGGCGATGAGCCAGGATGTGCAGCTGGTGTTGCCGGATGACCCCAACGCGCTGCGGCAGTGTCAGCGCGTTGTGCCGAATCTTATTCCAGGTGGTCAAATGGGCTGGATGATCCCGCCGCCGCTGGCGCTGGCCCCGCAGCCGGATCGGCTGCGGGTGCTGGCTGCGCTGCGGGTGCTGGCCGCGCTGCGTGAGGCGCAGACCATGCAGGCGGCAGCGAAAAGGAGAGGTGTGTCCAAGGCAACGTTGAGTCGGCAGCTGGCCGCGCTGCGTGCGGCGCTGGGTTTGCCGCCGGGCCGGGAGAAGCGTGATCGTCCGTCGGTGCATGCGGCGCAGATTCTGGAGTGGCTGGCGCAGGGGTGCGAGCGTGAGCTGGCGGCGTAG
- a CDS encoding molybdopterin-dependent oxidoreductase, which produces MMYQPQPPWPRRQFLRTLVLLGGLTACQPSQPPAPVTLIRPRTLAQTPSLPPPHDPVVLSVTGRIGVTNRADRLDLDLTTLEQLALYAYTTYDAGIRRRAAYQGVLLSDVLQLAGMAADATTLQASALNDYVTDIPLTALQWPVMLATFRDGQRMPIAEKGPIEIVFPADSFAIDPAVWDPKWVWMLRTLDVR; this is translated from the coding sequence ATGATGTATCAACCTCAACCTCCCTGGCCGCGGCGGCAGTTTCTTCGTACGCTGGTCTTGCTGGGAGGGCTGACCGCATGTCAGCCCTCCCAGCCACCCGCACCCGTGACGCTTATTCGTCCGCGAACGCTGGCACAGACCCCCTCCCTCCCGCCTCCGCACGATCCGGTCGTGCTCAGTGTTACGGGCCGCATTGGGGTGACGAATCGTGCGGATCGGCTCGATCTTGACCTCACCACGCTGGAGCAGCTCGCGCTGTATGCCTATACCACCTATGATGCGGGAATCCGTCGCCGCGCGGCCTACCAGGGTGTGCTGTTGTCTGATGTCCTGCAGCTCGCTGGAATGGCCGCTGACGCGACGACGCTGCAAGCCTCCGCGCTGAACGACTATGTGACCGATATTCCGCTGACCGCCCTCCAGTGGCCCGTCATGCTCGCAACCTTCCGAGATGGCCAGCGCATGCCCATCGCTGAGAAGGGCCCGATTGAGATTGTCTTCCCCGCAGATTCATTCGCGATCGATCCGGCAGTGTGGGACCCCAAGTGGGTATGGATGCTCCGAACGCTGGATGTACGCTAG
- a CDS encoding response regulator transcription factor translates to MSDRISVLLVDDHALFRSGLRSLLQFYEDIVVVGEASHGDAALACLPSLAPAVILMDVDMPGSGGIAATATIRVSFPTCRVLLLSGHRRFAVAGLQAGARGYVLKDADEDIIIHAIRTVHAGGVYLQPDIQMTVADGLQDGGAWVLSDREVAILRLLASGEGSRAIGDALGLSEHRIKQCIGTILEKLGARDRAHAVAIALRAGRI, encoded by the coding sequence ATGAGCGATCGCATCTCTGTGCTGCTCGTTGATGATCATGCGCTCTTTCGCAGCGGCCTCCGCAGCCTCCTCCAGTTCTATGAGGATATAGTTGTGGTAGGCGAGGCCAGCCATGGGGATGCGGCCCTCGCCTGTCTTCCCTCCCTCGCACCAGCGGTGATCTTGATGGACGTTGATATGCCCGGATCGGGTGGGATTGCGGCGACCGCTACTATCCGCGTTTCCTTCCCGACATGTCGGGTGCTGCTGCTGTCGGGGCATCGGCGCTTTGCGGTTGCGGGCCTTCAGGCGGGTGCTCGGGGATATGTGCTGAAGGATGCGGATGAGGACATAATTATCCATGCCATCCGTACGGTCCACGCCGGCGGGGTGTATCTCCAGCCAGATATTCAGATGACCGTGGCTGATGGTCTTCAGGATGGCGGGGCGTGGGTGCTCTCTGATCGAGAGGTGGCGATCCTGCGTCTGCTTGCCTCCGGCGAGGGGAGCCGCGCCATTGGCGATGCGCTTGGTCTCAGTGAGCATCGGATCAAACAGTGCATCGGTACGATCCTGGAGAAGCTGGGAGCGCGTGATCGTGCGCATGCGGTGGCGATCGCGCTGCGTGCGGGGCGCATCTAG